The following coding sequences are from one Hymenobacter sp. DG25A window:
- the accD gene encoding acetyl-CoA carboxylase, carboxyltransferase subunit beta produces MSWFKRVEKGIVTPTEQKKETPDGLWYKCSECKTVAPMVEHKRLLYTCAKCNYHDRIDSAEYFEILFDDNQFTELDANLSSADPLKFVDTKAYPQRVAATQRATGLKDAVRSAHGKMNGVELVVACMDFKFIGGSMGSVVGEKIARAIDYARQNRIPFLMISKSGGARMMEAGYSLMQMAKTSAKLALLSEAGIPYISMLTDPTTGGVTASYAMLGDFNISEPGALIGFAGPRVIKETIGKDLPKDFQSAEFVLEHGFLDFIVDRKDLKQRLSDLLRMLQPKAEAAEVEVPANISRL; encoded by the coding sequence ATGTCTTGGTTTAAGCGCGTCGAAAAAGGCATCGTCACTCCCACAGAACAGAAAAAGGAAACGCCGGATGGCCTGTGGTATAAGTGCTCCGAGTGCAAAACCGTAGCTCCTATGGTGGAGCACAAGCGCCTGCTGTATACCTGCGCCAAGTGCAACTACCACGACCGGATTGACTCGGCCGAATACTTCGAAATTCTTTTCGATGACAACCAGTTCACCGAGCTCGATGCCAACCTGTCCTCCGCCGACCCGCTGAAGTTTGTGGATACCAAGGCGTACCCGCAACGGGTGGCCGCTACCCAGCGCGCTACCGGCCTGAAAGATGCCGTGCGCAGCGCCCACGGCAAAATGAACGGTGTAGAGCTGGTAGTTGCCTGCATGGATTTCAAATTCATTGGCGGCTCCATGGGCTCGGTGGTAGGTGAGAAAATTGCCCGCGCCATTGATTATGCCCGCCAGAACCGCATTCCGTTTCTGATGATCAGCAAATCCGGGGGCGCGCGCATGATGGAAGCGGGCTACTCGCTGATGCAGATGGCCAAGACTTCGGCCAAGCTCGCCCTGCTCTCGGAAGCGGGTATTCCGTATATATCCATGCTCACGGACCCCACCACGGGCGGTGTTACGGCTTCCTACGCCATGCTCGGCGACTTCAACATCTCGGAGCCCGGCGCCCTGATTGGTTTTGCCGGCCCGCGCGTTATCAAGGAAACCATTGGCAAAGACCTGCCCAAGGATTTCCAGAGCGCGGAGTTTGTACTGGAGCACGGTTTCCTCGATTTTATCGTGGACCGCAAAGATTTAAAGCAGCGCCTGTCTGATTTACTGCGCATGCTGCAGCCCAAAGCAGAAGCCGCTGAGGTTGAGGTGCCTGCCAATATTTCACGGCTGTAA